Proteins from a genomic interval of Fusarium oxysporum Fo47 chromosome I, complete sequence:
- a CDS encoding transmembrane amino acid transporter protein-domain-containing protein: MSQYSSGPAEKDLKHDYENDQPALNNTPSIAGEAQVHDDVFGDITDEGPNYRAVGWIGTVALMMKTQVGLGVLSIPAVFDVLGILPGIICLIVIAAITTWSDYMIGVFKRNHPQIYGIDDAGFLIFGRVGREIFGIAFCLFWIFVAGSGMLGISIGLNAVSLHGTCTAVFVAVAAICGFLLASVRTLGRISMLAWVGLVCIMTAIFTVTIAVGVQDRPAAAPQEGHWKSDWKVVGNPSFTEAISSISSLIFAYAGTPGFFAIAAEMKRPEHYTRSLLICQTGVTITYIVIGCVVYLYCGSYVASPALGSAGHLIKRVAYGISLPGLLATTVLVIHFAAKYVFVRLLRGTKHLSSNSAIHWGTWLACTIITTVIAYLIASGIPVFGGLVSLVGALLGTLMSFQLYGFMWLYDNWAKGKRDPNMKWYLMVAFSVFVIVSGTFLMIGGTYGSIVGIIDSYKASGGSAAFSCADNSNST; the protein is encoded by the exons ATGATGTCTTTGGTGATATCACTGATGAAGGTCCCAACTACCGCGCT GTCGGCTGGATCGGCACCGTCGCTCTCATGATGAAGACCCAGGTCGGCCTGGGTGTTCTGTCTATCCCAGCTGTGTTCGACGTCCTCGGTATCCTCCCCGGTATCATCtgcctcatcgtcatcgccgccatCACAACATGGTCCGATTACATGATTGGCGTCTTCAAGCGCAACCATCCTCAAATCTACGGTATCGACGATGCAGGCTTTCTGATCTTCGGCCGAGTCGGACGCGAGATCTTCGGTATTGCTTTCTGCCTCT TCTGGATCTTCGTTGCAGGATCTGGTATGCTCGGTATCTCAATCGGTCTCAACGCCGTCTCTCTTCACGGTACCTGCACGGCTGTGTTCGTCGCTGTTGCTGCTATCTGCGGATTCCTGCTGGCCAGTGTTCGCACCCTTGGTCGCATCAGCATGCTCGCCTGGGTCGGCCTCGTTTGCATCATGACTGCTATTTTCACAGTCACCATTGCAGTTGGTGTTCAGGATCGACCTGCAGCTGCTCCTCAAGAGGGTCACTGGAAGTCTGACTGGAAGGTTGTTGGAAATCCCAGTTTCACTGAggccatttcttccatctcatctctcatcTTTGCTTATGCTGGTACTCCTGGATTCTT TGCCATCGCTGCTGAGATGAAGCGCCCTGAGCATTATACCCGATCTCTCCTCATCTGCCAAACTGGTGTCACCATCACTTACATCGTCATCGGCTGCGTCGTCTACCTCTACTGCGGTTCATACGTCGCCTCGCCAGCTCTCGGTTCAGCCGGCCATCTTATCAAGCGCGTCGCCTACGGCATCTCCCTCCCCGGCCTTCTCGCGACAACCGTCCTCGTCATTCACTTCGCCGCCAAATACGTCTTCGTCCGCCTCCTCCGCGGAACAAAgcatctctcctccaacagcGCTATCCACTGGGGAACTTGGCTCGCTtgcaccatcatcaccaccgtCATCGCCTACCTGATCGCCTCCGGTATTCCTGTCTTTGGTGGTCTTGTCTCCCTCGTTGGTGCCCTGCTCGGCACGCTCATGTCGTTCCAGCTGTACGGCTTCATGTGGCTGTATGACAACTGGGCCAAGGGCAAGCGTGATCCCAATATGAAGTGGTACCTCATGGTTGCTTTCAGCGTCTTTGTTATTGTCTCCGGTACTTTCCTCATGATCGGTGGTACTTATGGATCTATTGTTGGAATTATCGACTCGTACAAGGCTTCTGGTGGCTCTGCTGCTTTCTCTTGTGCTGACAACTCGAATTCCACTTAA